Proteins encoded within one genomic window of Episyrphus balteatus chromosome 1, idEpiBalt1.1, whole genome shotgun sequence:
- the LOC129906315 gene encoding cullin-3 isoform X1, giving the protein MRKTQKALRTSQLPRRSSYYRNDFPKVLSVTEIHRLFPLWISHYKTGFQTSMDEKYVETIWASLKNAIQEIQKKNNSGLSFEELYRNAYTMVLHKHGNRLYFGLREVVSDHLENKVRPEVLDSLHNNFLPKLNQAWNDHQTSMVMIRDILMYMDRVFVQQREVENVYNLGLIIFKEQIVRHPVIQEHLRETLLGMVLLERSGEVINHLAIKNACQMLMSLGINTRSVYEDDFEVPFLKQSASFYKVESQKYLAENDAGVCIKKVEARIQEESARAALYLDKDTEPRIVKVVEDELIKHHMRTIVEMENSGVVYMIKNSKTDDLACTYKLFSRLKDKGLKVIADTVSAYLREQGRLLVKEEENGTNPITFVQNLLDLKDRFDHFLHHSFNNDRIFKNMISSDFEHFLNLNSKSPEYLSLFIDDKLKKGGKGMTEQEIETILDKTMVLFRFLLEKDVFERYYKTHLAKRLLLNKSVSDDFEKNMISKLKTECGCQFTSKLEGMFKDMSVSNTIMDEFKNYVNNHKLSLAGVELTVRILTTGFWPTQTATPNCNIPVAPRTAFETFKKFYLDKHSGRQLTLQPQMGTAYINAVFYGTKSECEKDKDGPSSSLSTSTNGGPTTTRKHVLQVSTYQMCVLMLFNNRERLSYDEIQQETDIPERELIRALQSLSMGKPAQRLLVRNPKTKDIEPSNEFHINDAFISKFHRVKIQTVAAKGESEPERRETRGKVDEDRKHEIEAAIVRIMKDRKRLTHNLLVSDVTYQLKSRFLPSPVFIKKRIENLIEREYLARTPEDRKVYVYLA; this is encoded by the exons ATGCGAAAGACTCAAAAAGCATTAAGAACCTCTCAATTACCTCGTCGATCATCATACTATCGCAATGATTTCCCAAAAGTCCTATCAGTAACTGAAATCCATCGTTTATTTCCACTATGGATTTCTCATTACAAAACTGGCTTTCAA ACTTCCATGGATGAAAAATATGTAGAAACAATTTGGGCCAGTCTTAAAAATGCCATTCaagaaatacaaaagaaaaataactcGGGTTTGTCTTTTGAAGAACTCTATCGCAATGCCTATACCATGGTATTGCACAAACATGGCAATCGATTGTACTTTGGACTGAGAGAAGTGGTATCTGATCATTTGGAGAACAAGGTGCGACCCGAGGTCTTGGATAGtttacataacaattttttgccaaaattaaatcAAGCGTGGAATGACCATCAAACGTCCATGGTCATGATTCGAGATATTCTCATGTACATGGATCGAGTTTTTGTGCAGCAACGAGAAGTCGAGAATGTTTACAATTTGGGATTGATTATATTTAAGGAACAG ATTGTCCGCCATCCTGTAATTCAGGAGCATCTGCGAGAGACATTGCTCGGCATGGTTTTACTGGAACGCAGTGGAGAGGTTATAAATCATCTGGCCATTAAAAATGCCTGCCAGATGCTAATGTCACTGGGAATTAATACGAGGTCGGTATACGAGGATGACTTCGAGGTACCATTCTTAAAGCAATCTGCATCCTTTTACAAAGTAGAATcgcaaaaatatttagctgAAAATGATGCTGGTGTTTGCATAAAGAAAGTTGAG GCACGAATTCAAGAAGAATCAGCACGTGCTGCTTTGTATCTCGACAAGGACACAGAACCGCGCATTGTTAAGGTTGTCGAGGATGAGCTAATTAAACACCACATGAGGACTATCGTCGAAATGGAAAACTCTGGAGTTGTGTACATGATTAAGAACTCGAAAACCGACGATCTTGCATGTACATACAAACTCTTTTCACGCCTCAAAGACAAGGGTTTGAAAGTAATTGCCGACACAGTGTCTGCCTATCTTCGTGAACAAGGTCGATTGCTGGTCAAAGAAGAGGAGAATGGCACCAATCCGATAACATTTGTGCAAAATCTCCTCGACTTGAAGGATCGCTTTGACCATTTCCTGCATCATTCGTTTAACAATGACAGGATCTTTAAGAATATGATTTCGTCggattttgaacattttctcAATTTAAACAGCAAATCACCCGAATATTTGTCACTATTTATTGATGATAAATTAAAGAAGGGTGGCAAAGGA ATGACCGAACAAGAAATTGAGACAATACTGGACAAGACAATGGTACTTTTCCGATTCCTCTTGGAGAAGGATGTATTTGAACGTTACTACAAGACACATCTAGCCAAGCGATTGTTGCTAAACAAATCAGTCTCAGATGATTTCGAGAAGAATATGATATCTAAATTAAAG ACTGAATGTGGCTGTCAATTTACTTCTAAATTAGAAGGAATGTTTAAGGATATGTCTGTATCAAATACAATTATGGatgaattcaaaaactatgtAAATAATCATAAATTATCGTTAGCGGGAGTTGAGCTGACAGTTAGAATTTTAACAACAGGTTTCTGGCCAACACAG actgcTACGCCTAATTGCAATATACCAGTGGCGCCGAGAACTGCATTTGAgacgtttaaaaaattctatttagaTAAACATTCTGGTCGGCAGTTAACATTACAACCACAAATGg GTACTGCATATATAAATGCTGTTTTCTATGGAACAAAATCGGAATGTGAAAAAGACAAGGATGGCCCTAGTTCAAGTTTGTCTACAAGTACTAATGGTGGCCCAACAACGACCAGAAAACACGTCCTCCAAGTATCAACGTACCAG ATGTGTGTTCTTATGCTATTTAACAATCGTGAACGCCTTTCATATGATGAAATTCAACAAGAAACAGATATTCCGGAAAGGGAACTCATCAGGGCCTTACAATCACTGTCAATGGGTAAACCAGCACAAAGACTGCTAGTGCGCAATCCCAAAACAAAGGATATTGAACCCTCAAATGAATTTCATATTAACGATGCATTCATATCGAAGTTTCATAg gGTTAAAATTCAAACAGTCGCCGCAAAGGGTGAATCTGAACCGGAACGACGAGAGACACGTGGCAAAGTGGACGAAGATCGTAAACATGAAATTGAGGCAGCGATTGTTAGGATAATGAAGGATAGAAAACGATTGACG CATAACCTGCTTGTGTCGGACGTCACATATCAGCTTAAGTCAAGATTTCTACCTTCACCTGTATTTATTAAGAAGCGAATAGAGAACCTCATCGAGAGGGAATATTTAGCTCGAACGCCAGAAGATCGAAAAGTCTACGTATATTtggcttaa
- the LOC129906315 gene encoding cullin-3 isoform X2, with product MNLRGTAPKKEGKMRIRAFPTSMDEKYVETIWASLKNAIQEIQKKNNSGLSFEELYRNAYTMVLHKHGNRLYFGLREVVSDHLENKVRPEVLDSLHNNFLPKLNQAWNDHQTSMVMIRDILMYMDRVFVQQREVENVYNLGLIIFKEQIVRHPVIQEHLRETLLGMVLLERSGEVINHLAIKNACQMLMSLGINTRSVYEDDFEVPFLKQSASFYKVESQKYLAENDAGVCIKKVEARIQEESARAALYLDKDTEPRIVKVVEDELIKHHMRTIVEMENSGVVYMIKNSKTDDLACTYKLFSRLKDKGLKVIADTVSAYLREQGRLLVKEEENGTNPITFVQNLLDLKDRFDHFLHHSFNNDRIFKNMISSDFEHFLNLNSKSPEYLSLFIDDKLKKGGKGMTEQEIETILDKTMVLFRFLLEKDVFERYYKTHLAKRLLLNKSVSDDFEKNMISKLKTECGCQFTSKLEGMFKDMSVSNTIMDEFKNYVNNHKLSLAGVELTVRILTTGFWPTQTATPNCNIPVAPRTAFETFKKFYLDKHSGRQLTLQPQMGTAYINAVFYGTKSECEKDKDGPSSSLSTSTNGGPTTTRKHVLQVSTYQMCVLMLFNNRERLSYDEIQQETDIPERELIRALQSLSMGKPAQRLLVRNPKTKDIEPSNEFHINDAFISKFHRVKIQTVAAKGESEPERRETRGKVDEDRKHEIEAAIVRIMKDRKRLTHNLLVSDVTYQLKSRFLPSPVFIKKRIENLIEREYLARTPEDRKVYVYLA from the exons ACTTCCATGGATGAAAAATATGTAGAAACAATTTGGGCCAGTCTTAAAAATGCCATTCaagaaatacaaaagaaaaataactcGGGTTTGTCTTTTGAAGAACTCTATCGCAATGCCTATACCATGGTATTGCACAAACATGGCAATCGATTGTACTTTGGACTGAGAGAAGTGGTATCTGATCATTTGGAGAACAAGGTGCGACCCGAGGTCTTGGATAGtttacataacaattttttgccaaaattaaatcAAGCGTGGAATGACCATCAAACGTCCATGGTCATGATTCGAGATATTCTCATGTACATGGATCGAGTTTTTGTGCAGCAACGAGAAGTCGAGAATGTTTACAATTTGGGATTGATTATATTTAAGGAACAG ATTGTCCGCCATCCTGTAATTCAGGAGCATCTGCGAGAGACATTGCTCGGCATGGTTTTACTGGAACGCAGTGGAGAGGTTATAAATCATCTGGCCATTAAAAATGCCTGCCAGATGCTAATGTCACTGGGAATTAATACGAGGTCGGTATACGAGGATGACTTCGAGGTACCATTCTTAAAGCAATCTGCATCCTTTTACAAAGTAGAATcgcaaaaatatttagctgAAAATGATGCTGGTGTTTGCATAAAGAAAGTTGAG GCACGAATTCAAGAAGAATCAGCACGTGCTGCTTTGTATCTCGACAAGGACACAGAACCGCGCATTGTTAAGGTTGTCGAGGATGAGCTAATTAAACACCACATGAGGACTATCGTCGAAATGGAAAACTCTGGAGTTGTGTACATGATTAAGAACTCGAAAACCGACGATCTTGCATGTACATACAAACTCTTTTCACGCCTCAAAGACAAGGGTTTGAAAGTAATTGCCGACACAGTGTCTGCCTATCTTCGTGAACAAGGTCGATTGCTGGTCAAAGAAGAGGAGAATGGCACCAATCCGATAACATTTGTGCAAAATCTCCTCGACTTGAAGGATCGCTTTGACCATTTCCTGCATCATTCGTTTAACAATGACAGGATCTTTAAGAATATGATTTCGTCggattttgaacattttctcAATTTAAACAGCAAATCACCCGAATATTTGTCACTATTTATTGATGATAAATTAAAGAAGGGTGGCAAAGGA ATGACCGAACAAGAAATTGAGACAATACTGGACAAGACAATGGTACTTTTCCGATTCCTCTTGGAGAAGGATGTATTTGAACGTTACTACAAGACACATCTAGCCAAGCGATTGTTGCTAAACAAATCAGTCTCAGATGATTTCGAGAAGAATATGATATCTAAATTAAAG ACTGAATGTGGCTGTCAATTTACTTCTAAATTAGAAGGAATGTTTAAGGATATGTCTGTATCAAATACAATTATGGatgaattcaaaaactatgtAAATAATCATAAATTATCGTTAGCGGGAGTTGAGCTGACAGTTAGAATTTTAACAACAGGTTTCTGGCCAACACAG actgcTACGCCTAATTGCAATATACCAGTGGCGCCGAGAACTGCATTTGAgacgtttaaaaaattctatttagaTAAACATTCTGGTCGGCAGTTAACATTACAACCACAAATGg GTACTGCATATATAAATGCTGTTTTCTATGGAACAAAATCGGAATGTGAAAAAGACAAGGATGGCCCTAGTTCAAGTTTGTCTACAAGTACTAATGGTGGCCCAACAACGACCAGAAAACACGTCCTCCAAGTATCAACGTACCAG ATGTGTGTTCTTATGCTATTTAACAATCGTGAACGCCTTTCATATGATGAAATTCAACAAGAAACAGATATTCCGGAAAGGGAACTCATCAGGGCCTTACAATCACTGTCAATGGGTAAACCAGCACAAAGACTGCTAGTGCGCAATCCCAAAACAAAGGATATTGAACCCTCAAATGAATTTCATATTAACGATGCATTCATATCGAAGTTTCATAg gGTTAAAATTCAAACAGTCGCCGCAAAGGGTGAATCTGAACCGGAACGACGAGAGACACGTGGCAAAGTGGACGAAGATCGTAAACATGAAATTGAGGCAGCGATTGTTAGGATAATGAAGGATAGAAAACGATTGACG CATAACCTGCTTGTGTCGGACGTCACATATCAGCTTAAGTCAAGATTTCTACCTTCACCTGTATTTATTAAGAAGCGAATAGAGAACCTCATCGAGAGGGAATATTTAGCTCGAACGCCAGAAGATCGAAAAGTCTACGTATATTtggcttaa